One window of Papaver somniferum cultivar HN1 chromosome 9, ASM357369v1, whole genome shotgun sequence genomic DNA carries:
- the LOC113308060 gene encoding glucomannan 4-beta-mannosyltransferase 9-like translates to MASVNLLPETFQATRDDILIQLKMVFEALKWPLIIPILKIMLFFCLIMSVMLFVERVYMGIVISYITLFGRKPEVRYKFEPIKDDEELGNSNYPMVLVQIPMYNEDKVYQLSIRAACGLSWPSDRIIIQVLDDSTDPAIMDLVQLECQRWASKGINIKYEIRENRVGYKAGALKEGMKHSYVKQCDYVAIMDADFQPQPDYLHKTIPYFVHNPQIGLVQGRWRFVNADECLMTRMQEMSLDYHFKVEQEVGSSTYAFFGFNGTAGIWRIAAINEAGGWKDRTTVEDMDLAVRASLKGWKFLYLGNVQVKSELPSTFKAFRFQQHRWSCGPANLFRKMTMEIVRNKKVTLWKKVYTLYSFFLVRKVVAHIVTFILYCLVIPATVFIPEVEIPKWAAIYIPCVITILNAFGTPRSVHLLVFWILFENVMSMNRTKATFIGLFETGGRVNEWVVTEKLGDVNKTKTAAVNAKPAAVNKKPRFARIGERLFMLELCVGMYLFICACYDLAYGKNHFFIYLYAQAVTFFIMGFGYVGTIIPSS, encoded by the exons ATGGCATCTGTAAATCTACTTCCGGAGACGTTTCAGGCAACAAGAGATGATATTCTGATTCAATTAAAGATGGTATTTGAAGCACTAAAATGGCCATTAATCATACCAATTCTCAAGATTATGCTCTTCTTTTGTTTGATTATGTCGGTAATGTTGTTCGTTGAGAGAGTTTATATGGGAATTGTTATCAGTTACATAACATTGTTTGGAAGAAAACCAGAAGTGAGATACAAGTTTGAGCCCattaaagatgatgaagaattaGGGAATTCCAATTATCCAATGGTTCTTGTTCAAATCCCAATGTACAATGAAGATAAG GTTTATCAATTGTCGATTCGAGCTGCTTGCGGTCTATCATGGCCGTCGGATCGGATTATTATTCAAGTCTTGGATGATTCAACTGATCCTGCCATTATG GATTTGGTACAGTTGGAATGCCAAAGATGGGCAAGCAAAGGAAtaaatattaaatatgaaatcagagaaaatagAGTTGGTTACAAAGCTGGTGCACTTAAGGAAGGAATGAAACATAGTTATGTTAAGCAATGTGATTATGTTGCTATTATGGATGCTGATTTCCAACCTCAGCCTGATTATCTTCACAAAACGATTCCTTATTTCGTCCATAACCCTCAAATTGGTCTTGTTCAAGGTCGTTGGAGATTTG TGAATGCCGATGAGTGCTTGATgacaagaatgcaagaaatgtCATTGGATTATCATTTTAAGGTTGAGCAAGAAGTCGGTTCTTCGACCTACGCTTTCTTCGGTTTCAATGGAACTGCCGGTATCTGGAGAATTGCTGCTATCAATGAAGCTGGTGGTTGGAAGGATCGTACAACTGTTGAAGACATGGACCTTGCTGTCCGTGCTAGTTTGAAGGGTTGGAAATTCCTTTACCTTGGAAATGTGCAG GTAAAAAGTGAATTGCCAAGTACGTTCAAGGCTTTCAGATTTCAACAACATAGATGGTCATGTGGACCAGCTAATCTGTTCAGGAAAATGACAATGGAGATTGTCAGGAACAAG AAAGTGACACTATGGAAGAAAGTTTACACACTCTACAGTTTCTTCCTTGTTCGAAAGGTCGTTGCTCACATCGTCACGTTTATTTTGTACTGTCTTGTAATTCCTGCAACCGTTTTCATTCCTGAAGTCGAAATTCCAAAGTGGGCAGCTATTTATATTCCCTGCGTCATTACCATTCTTAATGCATTTGGAACACCAAG GTCTGTGCATCTACTGGTTTTCTGGATCCTATTCGAGAATGTTATGTCAATGAACCGTACCAAGGCGACATTTATCGGTTTATTTGAAACCGGAGGCAGAGTAAACGAATGGGTTGTCACTGAGAAACTAGGAGATGTTAATAAAACCAAAACAGCAGCCGTTAATGCTAAACCAGCAGCAGTCAACAAGAAACCCAGATTCGCAAGAATCGGAGAAAG ATTATTCATGTTAGAGCTTTGCGTTGGCATGTACCTATTCATCTGTGCCTGTTACGATCTGGCTTACGGGAAGAACCATTTCTTCATATACTTGTATGCACAAGCAGTTACTTTCTTCATCATGGGGTTCGGCTATGTCGGCACTATCATCCCTTCCTCTTAA